The following nucleotide sequence is from Vitis vinifera cultivar Pinot Noir 40024 chromosome 14, ASM3070453v1.
CAAACAACTAGACCTAGGGCTCCATCGTTCCAACCCCAACTACAATCCTCCCACCGACCTATTTCCAAAGGAAAGAACAATTTGGCTTCGCCCACAAACTCAAACTCCAAAAGAATCCTGCACTTTTCCAACCTTGCCAGCCCTAACTTTCCTTCTAGCCCCCAAGAATTCGCCATTAACCACCCCAATCTCTCCAAATCCACTCCTCTTGTTGAGCTAGGGTTCCAGCTGCCGACAAGACAATGCTCCAATTTGCACAGATTTTTACTGATTTCCTCCCCTCTAACTTCCACTTTGACCACTTTACTATCCCTATCCCTATCCCTATCCCTCGACCCCTTCACCATTTCCACATATGACCTTTCCATTCTAGGTTTCACCATGACCCTCTCTTCTTGTTTGTTCTTCTTTTTGCCAAAGTTTACTCCCAATTTTCGTAGCATCTCCGCCATAGAGATCCATGCCCCCCTTTCACCTCTACCTTTCGGGATAAAAATACTGAACCTCCTCATCTCCTGGTCAACAACCCCTAGTCGGAGATAGCATCCTGCTCTATTCTCATCCCGCACCAAGGAGTAAGTTCTCCCATTTTCCTTCCATCCCCTttcccattttccttttttctcttccttgATGCACTGGTTTAGACTTTCCAAAAAAAACTCTACGCTCAATGGCCCCAGTCGGACCCAAGAGAGACCCTCCTTCTCTAGCTCTCCACGATAATGACTTGGGTTTTGCCATTTCTCTCATCAACACCGATCTCAAACATCTTTGACTCCACCCCAAAACTACTCCATTTTCTTCATCTCCGATTTTCTACTTGATTTTCTCCCTCAATGCCATCGCTCTCTCACTCCATGCTTAGActatgaactattttttttatgttatgcataacttcaagttataaattatttatgtataacttctagttacatgatataattaaaagaaattaaagaaattaaaagctAATATATTTCATAACTTCAGGCTATAATTATTTTGtcagaataagaaaatatttaaatttgtacataacttcaggttatgaactatttttttttttttatgtaaatttgtgcatagcttcatgctatgaactattcattatGTAATTTGTGCATAGCTTCGGGTTATAAACTTTTATTATGTAGACTTGTACatagtttcaagctataaacatttatttatttatttattttataacttctagttatataatattatttggtATAATTTTCAGTTATAcagtataattaaaaataaataattagggaTCTTATACATAAATTCTGATcatgtatttataattttgtaatttttcccAATACTTCTGGTTATAAAGATTGTACATAGctatgtattcaaataaaataagtgaaaatagagAGTCAAAGGAtaataaagtagaaaatcatgatataagtttatcacatatttttttgtgagaaagaagagagaagagtcTTTCTATTTCTCCGAAAAAAATAACgtttttctatttctctaaataaagaaaaatctttttatttcttttgtagagactaTTCGTactgataacgtgttgtaaaataaaagaatatgaaaaagaaaagacgaGAGAATAAATAAGATATTCAAAGAAAAGTAGAATAAAATGTGGTAAGAAAACGATATGAATCATTAAATATATCTCTCTTTTATAGGGAGTTTACAAAAAGATATACATCTATTCACAGGTTCCTATAATctaataaattctcatattttataacaagaaattgttatttatttaggttTCTTATATTAATTAGAACTTTTAGTCTAACAAGAATTAAAGTCCTATTACaattatgattgatttattataaatatgctTATTATTGCGATGAAAATATAATACAAcaaatttttaagtaaaaatattatcaataaccAATTATGTTGGTTGCAATCGGGAATACATACCAATGTACTTTAGAATCCAATATTTCAATGGTAGTGGCCTTGACACTCCGCGCGATATTGTGGTGCGGGCAGGACAATTTGACCCTTAAAGAAAGAATATGCGACCTAGAATTAAATCGATGCATGAATGAGAAGGACTTACCTTATGATGAGTAATGTTAAACTTGTTGCTTGAGTGTGAGTTGGACCAGCTCTTGGACTAGTGCATCCAAATCCCTTGAAGAGGTGCCACCGGGTAGCACTGCACCCAAAGCCTCGTCTCTCAACTCCTTGGCCCTCCTCTTTTGGGGAGAGTCCTCACTCATGGCCTCAGCAATTTTCCTACCCAACTCAGCCGAGTCAGGCACGGCTTCGCTGCCCTCGCACACTCGCACCGCAGCTCCCAAGTTGTCCACCAAGCGCATCGCGTTCACGTACTGATCGGCCTCCATGGGCCACCCCAGAATCATGGCACCACACACCACCCCTTCTATGAGCGAGTTCCATCCGCAGTGACTCAGGAACCCCCCCACCGCTCTGTGACTCAGTATCGACACCTGCGGGGCCCATCCCTTTATCACCTTTCCCCTCTCGCCCACTCGCTCCTCAAACCCATCTGGCGGCGAACTACCCGCTCTCATCACCCATATGAATCGGCCGCCGCTCCCTTCCAGCCCAGATGCTAGAGCCTCTACTTGGTTGGGTTTCAGCAGCTTTTGACTCCCAAAGCAGACGTACACAACCGAGCCATCAGGACAACCATCCAGCCAACCCATCACAGCATCGAAAGCAGCCGACTCCAGACTCGGGTTTCCACGATCCATGGATCCAGATCCGCTTGGCAAATTAAGCGGTCCGACACCCCAGACCCGGTGGTGACCCATTTGGGTCCTCAAATGGTCTAAATACTCGCCCTCTAACGCATCAAACGTATTAAACACGCGCCCCCAACTCAAGGTATTAGCGGTCATACAATCCCTCACGAACGCCCAATCGGGATCGGATCCTCTGTAGAACCGGCAGATAGAAGGCAAATGCTCGGCTCTGAAGGACGGCGTATTCGGAAGTTGAGGAAAGGAAACCACGGGCAAAGAGAGGGCGGTGTCGGCGTTAA
It contains:
- the LOC100256531 gene encoding UDP-glycosyltransferase 89A2 — protein: MRGQGKATGGIHTSKVMSGSAQTPIHILVFPYAAQGHMLPLLDLAHQLLLTHPNLTLTLVVTPKNLPFLNPLLSAHPTCVKTLVLEFPHHPSLPPGVENVKDIGNHGNVPIINALAKLHNPIFHWFNSHASPPVAIISDFFLGWTHHLAHQLRIPRITFYSSGAFLSSVSDHLWLNADTALSLPVVSFPQLPNTPSFRAEHLPSICRFYRGSDPDWAFVRDCMTANTLSWGRVFNTFDALEGEYLDHLRTQMGHHRVWGVGPLNLPSGSGSMDRGNPSLESAAFDAVMGWLDGCPDGSVVYVCFGSQKLLKPNQVEALASGLEGSGGRFIWVMRAGSSPPDGFEERVGERGKVIKGWAPQVSILSHRAVGGFLSHCGWNSLIEGVVCGAMILGWPMEADQYVNAMRLVDNLGAAVRVCEGSEAVPDSAELGRKIAEAMSEDSPQKRRAKELRDEALGAVLPGGTSSRDLDALVQELVQLTLKQQV